A portion of the Phycodurus eques isolate BA_2022a chromosome 3, UOR_Pequ_1.1, whole genome shotgun sequence genome contains these proteins:
- the LOC133400072 gene encoding alpha-2,8-sialyltransferase 8E-like isoform X3 encodes MSPELHEVWHGRQKQPPKSIPMLSRRSLNIAVLCLVTISSILYIILMNNMSAVAPPKHDRAEFRSNLNSCCRGFETAIVSQAKMPVGTVLHYDGDNTEQKVTPDIFKTFIKQQPFSKTMFKTCAVVGNGGILKDSGCGETIDSAQFVMRANLPPLDDTYAKDVGVRTDVVTANPTILIKYNSLLDLESKQKFVEAVKSYGEAHIILPAFSFSFNTLVSTRAAQTLQDFRSPARAVFWNPEYLRNLSRFWAAKGLKPRRLTTGIMLASLALELCAQVHLYGFWPFSQHPNGHTLTHHYYDNIRFNSFFHDMPKEHQLLSELFEQDLQVGACPAIGRV; translated from the exons atgagccccgagctgcacgaggtttggcacg GCAGACAGAAACAACCACCAAAATCAATTCCAATGCTGAGTCGCAGATCTTTGAACATCGCTGTTCTATGCCTGGTGACCATCAGCAGCATCTTGTACATTATTTTGATGAACAACATGAG TGCGGTGGCGCCTCCGAAACATGACCGAGCAGAATTCAG GTCCAACCTGAACAGCTGCTGTCGAGGGTTTGAGACGGCCATCGTCTCGCAGGCCAAAATGCCCGTGGGAACCGTTCTCCACTACGACGGAGACAACACTGAGCAGAAGGTGACGCCGGACATCTTCAAAACCTTCATAAAG CAACAGCCGTTCTCCAAAACGATGTTCAAAACGTGCGCTGTGGTCGGCAACGGAGGCATCCTGAAGGACAGCGGGTGCGGCGAAACGATTGACTCGGCTCAGTTTGTGATGAGGGCCAATCTACCGCCGTTGGACGACACATACGCCAAAGACGTGGGGGTCAGGACGGACGTCGTCACAGCCAACCCCACCATCCTCATAAA GTACAACTCTCTGTTGGATTTGGAATCAAAGCAGAAATTTGTGGAAGCAGTCAAGAGCTACGGGGAGGCCCACATCATCCTTCCCGCCTTCTCCTTCAGCTTCAACACGCTGGTGTCGACGCGGGCAGCCCAGACCCTGCAAGATTTCCGCAGCCCTGCTCGTGCCGTCTTCTGGAACCCAGAGTACCTACGCAATCTGTCCCGGTTCTGGGCCGCCAAAGGCCTCAAGCCCCGTCGGTTAACCACTGGCATAATGCTGGCCAGCCTGGCGCTGGAGCTGTGCGCCCAAGTGCACCTGTACGGCTTCTGGCCCTTCAGCCAACACCCGAACGGACACACGCTCACCCATCACTACTACGACAACATCCGTTTCAATTCGTTTTTCCATGACATGCCCAAGGAGCATCAACTGCTATCCGAGCTGTTCGAGCAGGACTTGCAAGTCGGGGCGTGTCCAGCCATTGGAAGGGTGTGA
- the LOC133400072 gene encoding alpha-2,8-sialyltransferase 8E-like isoform X4, with protein MGRQKQPPKSIPMLSRRSLNIAVLCLVTISSILYIILMNNMSAVAPPKHDRAEFRSNLNSCCRGFETAIVSQAKMPVGTVLHYDGDNTEQKVTPDIFKTFIKQQPFSKTMFKTCAVVGNGGILKDSGCGETIDSAQFVMRANLPPLDDTYAKDVGVRTDVVTANPTILIKYNSLLDLESKQKFVEAVKSYGEAHIILPAFSFSFNTLVSTRAAQTLQDFRSPARAVFWNPEYLRNLSRFWAAKGLKPRRLTTGIMLASLALELCAQVHLYGFWPFSQHPNGHTLTHHYYDNIRFNSFFHDMPKEHQLLSELFEQDLQVGACPAIGRV; from the exons ATGG GCAGACAGAAACAACCACCAAAATCAATTCCAATGCTGAGTCGCAGATCTTTGAACATCGCTGTTCTATGCCTGGTGACCATCAGCAGCATCTTGTACATTATTTTGATGAACAACATGAG TGCGGTGGCGCCTCCGAAACATGACCGAGCAGAATTCAG GTCCAACCTGAACAGCTGCTGTCGAGGGTTTGAGACGGCCATCGTCTCGCAGGCCAAAATGCCCGTGGGAACCGTTCTCCACTACGACGGAGACAACACTGAGCAGAAGGTGACGCCGGACATCTTCAAAACCTTCATAAAG CAACAGCCGTTCTCCAAAACGATGTTCAAAACGTGCGCTGTGGTCGGCAACGGAGGCATCCTGAAGGACAGCGGGTGCGGCGAAACGATTGACTCGGCTCAGTTTGTGATGAGGGCCAATCTACCGCCGTTGGACGACACATACGCCAAAGACGTGGGGGTCAGGACGGACGTCGTCACAGCCAACCCCACCATCCTCATAAA GTACAACTCTCTGTTGGATTTGGAATCAAAGCAGAAATTTGTGGAAGCAGTCAAGAGCTACGGGGAGGCCCACATCATCCTTCCCGCCTTCTCCTTCAGCTTCAACACGCTGGTGTCGACGCGGGCAGCCCAGACCCTGCAAGATTTCCGCAGCCCTGCTCGTGCCGTCTTCTGGAACCCAGAGTACCTACGCAATCTGTCCCGGTTCTGGGCCGCCAAAGGCCTCAAGCCCCGTCGGTTAACCACTGGCATAATGCTGGCCAGCCTGGCGCTGGAGCTGTGCGCCCAAGTGCACCTGTACGGCTTCTGGCCCTTCAGCCAACACCCGAACGGACACACGCTCACCCATCACTACTACGACAACATCCGTTTCAATTCGTTTTTCCATGACATGCCCAAGGAGCATCAACTGCTATCCGAGCTGTTCGAGCAGGACTTGCAAGTCGGGGCGTGTCCAGCCATTGGAAGGGTGTGA
- the LOC133400072 gene encoding alpha-2,8-sialyltransferase 8E-like isoform X1: MDFIACWFCCQNENVNYPYFLNVTLSKGRQKQPPKSIPMLSRRSLNIAVLCLVTISSILYIILMNNMSAVAPPKHDRAEFRSNLNSCCRGFETAIVSQAKMPVGTVLHYDGDNTEQKVTPDIFKTFIKQQPFSKTMFKTCAVVGNGGILKDSGCGETIDSAQFVMRANLPPLDDTYAKDVGVRTDVVTANPTILIKYNSLLDLESKQKFVEAVKSYGEAHIILPAFSFSFNTLVSTRAAQTLQDFRSPARAVFWNPEYLRNLSRFWAAKGLKPRRLTTGIMLASLALELCAQVHLYGFWPFSQHPNGHTLTHHYYDNIRFNSFFHDMPKEHQLLSELFEQDLQVGACPAIGRV; the protein is encoded by the exons atggattttatagCTTGCTGGTTTTGttgccaaaatgaaaatgttaattatcCGTATTTTCTAAACGTGACTTTGTCAAAAGGCAGACAGAAACAACCACCAAAATCAATTCCAATGCTGAGTCGCAGATCTTTGAACATCGCTGTTCTATGCCTGGTGACCATCAGCAGCATCTTGTACATTATTTTGATGAACAACATGAG TGCGGTGGCGCCTCCGAAACATGACCGAGCAGAATTCAG GTCCAACCTGAACAGCTGCTGTCGAGGGTTTGAGACGGCCATCGTCTCGCAGGCCAAAATGCCCGTGGGAACCGTTCTCCACTACGACGGAGACAACACTGAGCAGAAGGTGACGCCGGACATCTTCAAAACCTTCATAAAG CAACAGCCGTTCTCCAAAACGATGTTCAAAACGTGCGCTGTGGTCGGCAACGGAGGCATCCTGAAGGACAGCGGGTGCGGCGAAACGATTGACTCGGCTCAGTTTGTGATGAGGGCCAATCTACCGCCGTTGGACGACACATACGCCAAAGACGTGGGGGTCAGGACGGACGTCGTCACAGCCAACCCCACCATCCTCATAAA GTACAACTCTCTGTTGGATTTGGAATCAAAGCAGAAATTTGTGGAAGCAGTCAAGAGCTACGGGGAGGCCCACATCATCCTTCCCGCCTTCTCCTTCAGCTTCAACACGCTGGTGTCGACGCGGGCAGCCCAGACCCTGCAAGATTTCCGCAGCCCTGCTCGTGCCGTCTTCTGGAACCCAGAGTACCTACGCAATCTGTCCCGGTTCTGGGCCGCCAAAGGCCTCAAGCCCCGTCGGTTAACCACTGGCATAATGCTGGCCAGCCTGGCGCTGGAGCTGTGCGCCCAAGTGCACCTGTACGGCTTCTGGCCCTTCAGCCAACACCCGAACGGACACACGCTCACCCATCACTACTACGACAACATCCGTTTCAATTCGTTTTTCCATGACATGCCCAAGGAGCATCAACTGCTATCCGAGCTGTTCGAGCAGGACTTGCAAGTCGGGGCGTGTCCAGCCATTGGAAGGGTGTGA
- the LOC133400072 gene encoding alpha-2,8-sialyltransferase 8E-like isoform X2 codes for MLMRTIGPQERTEVSRQKQPPKSIPMLSRRSLNIAVLCLVTISSILYIILMNNMSAVAPPKHDRAEFRSNLNSCCRGFETAIVSQAKMPVGTVLHYDGDNTEQKVTPDIFKTFIKQQPFSKTMFKTCAVVGNGGILKDSGCGETIDSAQFVMRANLPPLDDTYAKDVGVRTDVVTANPTILIKYNSLLDLESKQKFVEAVKSYGEAHIILPAFSFSFNTLVSTRAAQTLQDFRSPARAVFWNPEYLRNLSRFWAAKGLKPRRLTTGIMLASLALELCAQVHLYGFWPFSQHPNGHTLTHHYYDNIRFNSFFHDMPKEHQLLSELFEQDLQVGACPAIGRV; via the exons GCAGACAGAAACAACCACCAAAATCAATTCCAATGCTGAGTCGCAGATCTTTGAACATCGCTGTTCTATGCCTGGTGACCATCAGCAGCATCTTGTACATTATTTTGATGAACAACATGAG TGCGGTGGCGCCTCCGAAACATGACCGAGCAGAATTCAG GTCCAACCTGAACAGCTGCTGTCGAGGGTTTGAGACGGCCATCGTCTCGCAGGCCAAAATGCCCGTGGGAACCGTTCTCCACTACGACGGAGACAACACTGAGCAGAAGGTGACGCCGGACATCTTCAAAACCTTCATAAAG CAACAGCCGTTCTCCAAAACGATGTTCAAAACGTGCGCTGTGGTCGGCAACGGAGGCATCCTGAAGGACAGCGGGTGCGGCGAAACGATTGACTCGGCTCAGTTTGTGATGAGGGCCAATCTACCGCCGTTGGACGACACATACGCCAAAGACGTGGGGGTCAGGACGGACGTCGTCACAGCCAACCCCACCATCCTCATAAA GTACAACTCTCTGTTGGATTTGGAATCAAAGCAGAAATTTGTGGAAGCAGTCAAGAGCTACGGGGAGGCCCACATCATCCTTCCCGCCTTCTCCTTCAGCTTCAACACGCTGGTGTCGACGCGGGCAGCCCAGACCCTGCAAGATTTCCGCAGCCCTGCTCGTGCCGTCTTCTGGAACCCAGAGTACCTACGCAATCTGTCCCGGTTCTGGGCCGCCAAAGGCCTCAAGCCCCGTCGGTTAACCACTGGCATAATGCTGGCCAGCCTGGCGCTGGAGCTGTGCGCCCAAGTGCACCTGTACGGCTTCTGGCCCTTCAGCCAACACCCGAACGGACACACGCTCACCCATCACTACTACGACAACATCCGTTTCAATTCGTTTTTCCATGACATGCCCAAGGAGCATCAACTGCTATCCGAGCTGTTCGAGCAGGACTTGCAAGTCGGGGCGTGTCCAGCCATTGGAAGGGTGTGA
- the LOC133400072 gene encoding alpha-2,8-sialyltransferase 8E-like isoform X5, with translation MLSRRSLNIAVLCLVTISSILYIILMNNMSAVAPPKHDRAEFRSNLNSCCRGFETAIVSQAKMPVGTVLHYDGDNTEQKVTPDIFKTFIKQQPFSKTMFKTCAVVGNGGILKDSGCGETIDSAQFVMRANLPPLDDTYAKDVGVRTDVVTANPTILIKYNSLLDLESKQKFVEAVKSYGEAHIILPAFSFSFNTLVSTRAAQTLQDFRSPARAVFWNPEYLRNLSRFWAAKGLKPRRLTTGIMLASLALELCAQVHLYGFWPFSQHPNGHTLTHHYYDNIRFNSFFHDMPKEHQLLSELFEQDLQVGACPAIGRV, from the exons ATGCTGAGTCGCAGATCTTTGAACATCGCTGTTCTATGCCTGGTGACCATCAGCAGCATCTTGTACATTATTTTGATGAACAACATGAG TGCGGTGGCGCCTCCGAAACATGACCGAGCAGAATTCAG GTCCAACCTGAACAGCTGCTGTCGAGGGTTTGAGACGGCCATCGTCTCGCAGGCCAAAATGCCCGTGGGAACCGTTCTCCACTACGACGGAGACAACACTGAGCAGAAGGTGACGCCGGACATCTTCAAAACCTTCATAAAG CAACAGCCGTTCTCCAAAACGATGTTCAAAACGTGCGCTGTGGTCGGCAACGGAGGCATCCTGAAGGACAGCGGGTGCGGCGAAACGATTGACTCGGCTCAGTTTGTGATGAGGGCCAATCTACCGCCGTTGGACGACACATACGCCAAAGACGTGGGGGTCAGGACGGACGTCGTCACAGCCAACCCCACCATCCTCATAAA GTACAACTCTCTGTTGGATTTGGAATCAAAGCAGAAATTTGTGGAAGCAGTCAAGAGCTACGGGGAGGCCCACATCATCCTTCCCGCCTTCTCCTTCAGCTTCAACACGCTGGTGTCGACGCGGGCAGCCCAGACCCTGCAAGATTTCCGCAGCCCTGCTCGTGCCGTCTTCTGGAACCCAGAGTACCTACGCAATCTGTCCCGGTTCTGGGCCGCCAAAGGCCTCAAGCCCCGTCGGTTAACCACTGGCATAATGCTGGCCAGCCTGGCGCTGGAGCTGTGCGCCCAAGTGCACCTGTACGGCTTCTGGCCCTTCAGCCAACACCCGAACGGACACACGCTCACCCATCACTACTACGACAACATCCGTTTCAATTCGTTTTTCCATGACATGCCCAAGGAGCATCAACTGCTATCCGAGCTGTTCGAGCAGGACTTGCAAGTCGGGGCGTGTCCAGCCATTGGAAGGGTGTGA